One Xyrauchen texanus isolate HMW12.3.18 chromosome 44, RBS_HiC_50CHRs, whole genome shotgun sequence DNA segment encodes these proteins:
- the atp6v1b2 gene encoding V-type proton ATPase subunit B, brain isoform, giving the protein MKALRGMVSGAVSEISSAVTGSKHVAVRENVLAVTRDYISQPRLTYKTVAGVNGPLVILDQVKFPRYAEIVHLTLPDGTKRSGQVLEVTGSKAVVQVFEGTSGIDAQKTTCEFTGDILRTPVSEDMLGRVFNGSGKPIDRGPAVLAEDYLDIMGQPINPQCRIYPEEMIQTGISAIDGMNSIARGQKIPIFSAAGLPHNEIAAQICRQAGLVKKSKDVMDYSEENFAIVFAAMGVNMETARFFKSDFEENGSMDNVCLFLNLANDPTIERIITPRLALTAAEFLAYQCEKHVLVILTDMSSYAEALREVSAAREEVPGRRGFPGYMYTDLATIYERAGRVEGRNGSITQIPILTMPNDDITHPIPDLTGYITEGQIYVDRQLHNRQIYPPINVLPSLSRLMKSAIGEGMTRKDHSDVSNQLYACYAIGKDVQAMKAVVGEEALTADDLLYLEFLQKFERNFISQGAYENRTVYETLDIGWQLLRIFPKEMLKRIPQSTLAEFYPRDSKH; this is encoded by the exons ATGAAGGCTCTTAGAGGAATGGTGAGCGGAGCCGTAAGCGAAATATCGTCTGCCGTTACCGGGAGCAAACACGTCGCCGTTCGGGAAAATGTGCTCGCCGTCACTCGTGACTACATTTCTCAGCCGAGATTAA CGTATAAAACCGTGGCTGGTGTCAATGGGCCCCTGGTCATTTTGGATCAAGTGAAG TTTCCCAGGTATGCTGAGATTGTCCACCTGACTCTTCCTGATGGCACCAAGAGGAGTGGACAAGTGCTGGAGGTCACAGGCTCCAAAGCCGTGGTTCAG GTGTTTGAGGGAACATCTGGCATCGATGCCCAAAAAACCACATGTGAATTTACAGGGGACATATTGCGAACACCTGTGTCCGAGGATATGCTGG GTCGGGTCTTCAATGGATCAGGAAAGCCAATTGATCGTGGACCTGCAGTGCTGGCTGAGGACTATTTAGACATTATGG GTCAGCCAATTAATCCTCAGTGTCGTATTTATCCTGAGGAAATGATCCAGACTGGCATCTCTGCCATTGATGGCATGAACAGCATTGCAAGAGGCcagaaaattcccattttctcCGCTGCAGGTCTGCCCCACAATGAG ATTGCTGCACAGATCTGTCGTCAGGCAGGATTGGTAAAGAAGTCCAAAGATGTGATGgattacagtgaagaaaacttTGCCATTGTGTTTGCTGCCATGGGG GTCAACATGGAGACTGCAAggttttttaaatcagattttgaAGAGAACGGGTCCATGGACAATGTGTGCCTCTTTTTAAATTTGGCCAATGATCCCAC GATTGAGCGCATTATCACCCCCCGCCTTGCGCTCACTGCGGCTGAGTTTCTGGCTTACCAGTGTGAGAAGCATGTGCTAGTCATATTGACTGACATGAGCTCCTATGCTGAGGCTTTACGAGAG GTCTCTGCAGCTAGAGAAGAGGTGCCTGGCCGACGTGGTTTCCCAGGCTACATGTACACCGATCTGGCCACAATATATGAGCGAGCCGGTCGTGTGGAGGGACGAAATGGATCCATCACCCAAATCCCAATCCTCACTATGCCCAATGATG ATATCACCCATCCTATTCCGGATTTAACAGGCTACATCACTGAGGGTCAAATTTATGTGGATAGACAACTTCATAACAGGCAG ATCTATCCTCCCATCAATGTACTACCTTCTTTGTCTCGACTGATGAAGTCAGCTATCGGTGAGGGAATGACACGCAAAGACCACTCGGATGTCTCTAATCAACTG TATGCTTGTTATGCCATCGGGAAAGATGTGCAGGCAATGAAGGCTGTGGTTGGCGAGGAAGCATTGACAGCGGATGACTTGTTGTACCTGGAGTTCTTACAGAAATTTGAGAGAAACTTTATTTCCCAGG GTGCGTATGAGAACCGAACTGTGTACGAAACTTTGGACATTGGATGGCAGCTTTTGAGAATCTTTCCCAAGGAGATGCTGAAGAGGATTCCTCAGAGCACCCTGGCTGAGTTTTACCCTCGAGACTCCAAACATTAA
- the vsig8a gene encoding V-set and immunoglobulin domain-containing protein 8a isoform X2, whose amino-acid sequence MNVPKICFLTGCPKWPCDRRTSLLPLFLFMTLSVLTLFHKANVLAMKVTSSGPQTMQMAQGEKVTIDCAYTSSPADIGELDIEWSVISPDTTQKDHMIISFTGGRKYIHSDPAFMKGVDFTATDPAQGDASLSITTLAVNHAGTYQCKVKKAPGVDSRKISLIIMVKPSVPKCWVDRGEAVGEPVSMRCRSDEGSTPLVYTWRRENGGPVPPDAIQNSVTGELLISNHSESHSGIYSCEVSNAVGKESCRLNLQAVKPPNRAGVITGTVVGCLLLIMIVLLIIWLVVFRCDWNRHDKDLSNEIREDAPAPESRPTSRVSSFRSGVAYSQVGQTHKEHPPSTNTSNSTAKYDSRFGYAV is encoded by the exons ATGTCCAAAATGGCCTTGTGATAGACGAACAAGTTTGTTGCCACTGTTTTTGTTTATGACATTGTCTGTGCTAACACTGTTTCACAAAGCAA ATGTATTAGCAATGAAAGTGACCTCCAGTGGACCACAGACTATGCAGATGGCTCAGGGGGAAAAAGTTACAATAGACTGCGCCTACACATCAAGTCCAGCAGACATAGGCGAGCTTGATATTGAGTGGTCAGTCATCAGCCCCGACACAACACAGAAGGACCACATG ATCATATCATTTACTGGTGGAAGGAAATATATCCATAGTGACCCTGCTTTTATGAAAGGTGTGGACTTTACAGCTACAGACCCTGCCCAGGGAGATGCATCTCTGTCTATAACCACATTGGCTGTCAATCATGCTGGAACCTACCAATGCAAAGTCAAAAAAGCACCTGGAGTGGATAGTCGAAAAATCTCACTGATTATTATGG TGAAGCCGTCTGTACCGAAGTGTTGGGTAGACAGAGGAGAAGCCGTGGGTGAGCCAGTGTCAATGCGCTGCAGATCAGATGAAGGCTCTACACCTCTAGTCTATACCTGGAGAAGAGAGAATGGAGGTCCCGTTCCCCCAGACGCAATCCAGA ACTCTGTCACAGGAGAGCTTTTGATCAGTAACCACTCTGAAAGTCACTCTGGTATCTACTCCTGTGAAGTTTCAAATGCGGTAGGGAAAGAGAGCTGTCGGCTGAACCTTCAAGCTGTAAAGC CTCCTAACAGAGCTGGGGTGATCACAGGCACTGTTGTTGGATGTTTGCTGCTCATCATGATTGTCCTGTTGATCATATGGCTCGTCGTCTTCAGATGTGACTGGAATCGACATGACAAAGATTTATCCAATGAGATTAG AGAAGACGCTCCTGCCCCTGAGAGTCGCCCTACCAGCCGAGTGTCCAGCTTCCGATCAGGAGTGGCCTACAGCCAAGTGGGCCAAACTCACAAAGAACATCCACCTTCCACTAACACCAGCAACAGCACTGCGAAGTATGACAGCAGATTTGGCTAtgcagtgtga